Proteins encoded within one genomic window of Pseudomonas cannabina:
- a CDS encoding CmpA/NrtA family ABC transporter substrate-binding protein — protein sequence MTERTSNALDWVTGSDAPEMNSLDIGFMALTDCAPLVVAATQGFAQPYGLSLNLKRQTSWAGLRDRLVSGQLHAAHSLYGLIYAVELGIGGGPATDMAILMGLNQNGQCINLSRELQQAGVITPEALDHRAHQNGTRLTFAQTFPTGNHAMWLYYWLASQGIHPLDDVNSVVVPPTQMAQHLRAGRIDGFCVGEPWGASAVQQQLGFTMATSQAIWPDHPGKVLGCTREFVERNPNTARALIMAVLEASRFIEQNPHNLYSTAQLLSSADYLDTSLDCIEPRLLGHYSDGLGNHWQDPHPVRFHNQGQVNYPWLSDGMWFMTQFRRWGLLREDPDYLTVASRVQQLALYRQAATALGIDVPAGNLRSSQLIDGKVWDGSDPAGYARSFKLHSLADSAPAVASR from the coding sequence ATGACTGAAAGAACCAGCAATGCTCTGGACTGGGTAACCGGCAGCGACGCGCCGGAAATGAACAGCCTCGACATCGGCTTCATGGCGTTGACCGACTGCGCCCCGCTGGTCGTCGCCGCGACACAAGGTTTTGCCCAGCCTTACGGGCTGAGCCTCAACCTCAAGCGCCAGACCTCATGGGCCGGGCTGCGCGACAGGCTGGTCAGCGGGCAGTTACACGCGGCACACAGCCTGTACGGCCTGATCTACGCCGTAGAACTGGGGATCGGCGGCGGCCCGGCGACTGATATGGCGATCCTGATGGGCCTCAATCAGAACGGACAGTGCATCAATCTGTCCCGCGAATTGCAGCAAGCGGGGGTGATCACTCCTGAGGCGCTCGACCACCGCGCGCACCAAAACGGCACAAGGCTGACCTTCGCGCAGACATTTCCGACTGGCAACCACGCCATGTGGCTGTATTACTGGCTCGCTAGCCAGGGTATCCACCCGCTCGACGACGTGAACAGTGTCGTGGTGCCGCCCACGCAAATGGCGCAACACCTGCGGGCCGGGCGCATCGACGGTTTTTGTGTCGGTGAGCCATGGGGCGCCAGCGCAGTGCAGCAACAACTGGGGTTCACGATGGCCACTAGTCAGGCGATCTGGCCGGACCATCCGGGCAAGGTGCTCGGCTGCACGCGCGAATTCGTCGAGCGCAATCCCAATACGGCAAGGGCGCTGATCATGGCAGTGCTGGAAGCCAGCCGCTTCATCGAGCAGAACCCGCACAATCTTTACAGCACGGCGCAATTGCTCAGCAGCGCAGATTATCTGGACACTTCGCTGGACTGCATCGAGCCGCGCCTGCTTGGCCATTACAGTGACGGCCTGGGCAATCATTGGCAGGACCCGCACCCCGTCAGGTTCCACAATCAAGGCCAGGTCAATTACCCATGGCTGTCCGATGGCATGTGGTTCATGACCCAGTTCCGCCGTTGGGGCCTGTTGCGCGAAGACCCGGACTACCTGACCGTCGCCAGCCGCGTCCAGCAACTGGCACTGTACCGTCAGGCGGCCACTGCGCTGGGCATCGACGTGCCGGCTGGCAACCTGCGCAGCAGTCAGTTGATCGACGGCAAAGTGTGGGATGGCAGCGATCCGGCCGGTTATGCACGCAGCTTCAAACTTCACTCGCTGGCCGATTCCGCGCCAGCGGTTGCCAGTCGTTGA